One window from the genome of Apium graveolens cultivar Ventura unplaced genomic scaffold, ASM990537v1 ctg982, whole genome shotgun sequence encodes:
- the LOC141705769 gene encoding uncharacterized protein LOC141705769, translating to MKFASWNVRGLKKSPRQKELEQFISSNNIDFMGFLETKVKVSNALGILKKINKKWQWLFNYDYHYIGRVWVGWDPSVWEVSLHSKYVQFITCNARLIEKDLNVIITFVYAFNDAIDRVPLGNLIATAWSMHCVGSPVAQFNARLKHTKLLLRKFNRDHGNIQSNVQLAPANLEVFQASIGSTIDNVTLIEEKDLISKLNLALTQEESLLLQKARVKWLHLGDNNNSYFYQKCKLLGAPAHNDPIDLSSVGCKEVSEEQARLFVAPVTDVINFETIKKMRKNKAPGRDGVNVEFFLAAWHITGASFCAAVRYFLIMLCYPRE from the exons ATGAAGTTTGCATCTTGGAATGTTAGGGGTCTAAAAAAGTCCCCTCGTCAAAAAGAGTTAGAGCAGTTTATTTCCTCTAATAATATTGATTTTATGGGATTTCTAGAAACAAAGGTCAAAGTTTCTAATGCTTTAGGCATTTTGAAGAAAATTAACAAAAAATGGCAATGGTTGTTTAACTATGACTACCACTACATTGGGAGAGTTTGGGTTGGTTGGGACCCAAGTGTTTGGGAGGTTTCCTTGCATTCCAAATATGTTCAGTTTATTACTTGTAATGCTAGGCTCATTGAGAAAGACTTGAATGTTATTATAACATTTGTGTATGCTTTTAATGATGCAATTGATCGTGTTCCGCTTGGGA ACTTGATTGCTACTGCTTGGTCTATGCATTGTGTTGGATCCCCTGTTGCTCAGTTCAATGCTAGGCTCAAACACACAAAGTTATTGCTTCGAAAATTCAATAGAGATCATGGTAACATCCAGAGTAATGTGCAACTTGCTCCTGCCAACCTTGAAGTTTTTCAAGCATCTATAGGCTCCACTATTGATAATGTCACTCTCATTGAAGAAAAAGATTTAATCTCTAAGCTCAACTTGGCATTGACTCAAGAGGAATCTCTCTTGCTTCAAAAGGCCAGGGTCAAGTGGCTACATCTTGGTGACAACAATAACTCTTATTTCTATCAGAAATGTAAG CTCTTAGGGGCCCCTGCTCATAATGATCCAATCGATCTCTCTTCAGTTGGCTGCAAGGAAGTTAGTGAGGAGCAGGCTAGGCTCTTTGTGGCTCCGGTGACTGATGTTATCAATTTTGAAACTATAAAAAAAATGAGGAAGAACAAGGCCCCGGGGCGTGATGGGGTTAATGTTGAGTTCTTTCTTGCTGCTTGGCACATCACAGGTGCTAGTTTTTGTGCTGCAGTTAGATATTTTTTGATCATGCTTTGCTATCCCCGAGAGTAA